From one Coffea eugenioides isolate CCC68of chromosome 11, Ceug_1.0, whole genome shotgun sequence genomic stretch:
- the LOC113754281 gene encoding probable disease resistance protein RF45, with product MAESILSSAVRNIGELLIEEGKFLQGVSEQVRLLHDDLKGIQRFLRYADTKQTARDGVQQWIPEFRTVAYDASDLVEDYALRLSISSNGGFTSTLKRIPCIATKGYTRHDLGVKIQSLRTRISNLTKNFGEYGHVMTRTEEGESSDTSRQQQLRHTYSFVADEDVVELPDDVEQLVKYLLNEVAERKISVASIYGMGGIGKTTLARKVYHLKRVEQYFGGRAWVCVSQQWQPKDLFQRILLKLIPEQSNEIMMSEKDNLARQLQQHLQAKDRRCLIVLDDFWSTEAWDCLKDAIPVSEHGSKIVLTTRNRDVAEHVDPNGYHHQLRLLTNDESWELLRKKSLRGRSGEGLEKVGKKMLKYCGNLPLAVVVLGGILRTKTTLSEWDEVHENIKSYLDKGEKIGKEGEVPKVLAYSYYNLPWQLKPCFLYLGKLREDFDIGVESLYQMWIGEGMIFENDRREQETMMEVAERYLEDLAHRCMVEIKVHEEGKHAVTRLESCRLHDLMRDLCLVKAKEENLYKLVDRTTSRDSPLAFEAQYGLVLHLLPEDISEYNFPPKEQTKHLRSFMCDSLVGKGTYSNPGVRIMSQVKNLKMLRVLTILSFDMASQSCYLKSPLRYVVKLIHLRCLRLRGHRINLPYSLGNLKYLETLDLSGSYRCRIPNVLWKLGCLRYLYLSDWWWYSQPKLRLSKQLEILESFSNGICNPEEVCKLSNLRAFKATVYKNFEDLEHIINHISNLDCIRISSLTINSCDFGRTNSNNSNDSNGSLDILSRVLFSRNIHELEIVNSFCKKLPDYQSRMSPDPAGLTELRLQCTKIEEDSIGTLEELPNLRLLELGTYSFLGQAMICHSGGFPELKHLRLDSLGNLKQWMVEVGAMPNLSSLWIERCRELEMIPDGLRCLTTLKEVTLVQMPEEFNNRIRRVNGQQGEDYDKISHVPSVKIHRLVGGIIGYQVETVCPSNPV from the exons ATGGCAGAATCCATCCTATCCTCTGCAGTGCGTAATATAGGTGAATTGCTAATTGAAGAAGGAAAGTTTCTACAAGGCGTTAGCGAGCAAGTCAGACTCCTTCATGACGATCTCAAAGGGATACAAAGGTTCTTAAGATATGCAGATACGAAACAGACTGCAAGGGACGGTGTACAACAGTGGATTCCGGAGTTTAGAACTGTCGCTTATGATGCAAGTGATCTGGTTGAAGATTATGCTTTGAGGCTTTCAATTTCAAGCAACGGAGGCTTTACAAGTACTCTAAAGAGGATTCCTTGCATCGCCACAAAGGGTTATACCCGTCACGATTTGGGCGTAAAGATTCAAAGTCTCAGAACTAGGATCTCTAATCTCACCAAAAATTTTGGCGAGTATGGGCATGTAATGACCAGAACGGAGGAAGGAGAGTCGAGTGATACGTCCAGGCAGCAACAATTAAGGCACACTTACTCCTTTGTGGCCGACGAGGATGTGGTTGAACTGCCTGATGATGTTGAGCAGCTGGTTAAATATTTGCTGAATGAGGTGGCAGAGCGCAAAATAAGCGTGGCTTCGATTTACGGCATGGGTGGTATAGGCAAAACGACTCTTGCTAGAAAGGTATATCACCTTAAAAGAGTAGAGCAATATTTTGGAGGTCGTGCTTGGGTTTGTGTGTCACAACAATGGCAGCCAAAAGATCTCTTCCAACGCATTCTACTCAAGCTTATACCTGAACAGAGCAATGAGATTATGATGAGCGAAAAAGATAATCTAGCAAGGCAGCTTCAACAGCACTTGCAAGCTAAAGATAGGAGATGTTTGATAGTCCTCGATGACTTTTGGTCAACAGAAGCTTGGGATTGCTTAAAAGACGCAATCCCAGTTTCGGAGCATGGATCCAAAATTGTGCTCACAACTCGTAATAGAGACGTTGCGGAACATGTTGATCCAAATGGTTATCACCATCAACTGCGTCTTTTGACCAATGATGAAAGTTGGGAATTGCTACGCAAGAAATCACTGAGGGGGAGAAGTGGTGAAG GTTTGGAAAAGGTAGggaagaaaatgttgaaatactGTGGGAATCTTCCGTTGGCCGTGGTGGTTCTGGGTGGAATTCTTAGAACTAAAACAACCCTCAGCGAGTGGGATGAAGTGCATGAGAATATCAAATCCTATTTGGATAAGGgagaaaaaattggaaaagaagGAGAGGTGCCAAAGGTTTTAGCTTACAGTTACTACAACCTCCCTTGGCAACTAAAACCATGTTTCCTTTACTTGGGTAAACTCAGGGAAGATTTTGACATTGGAGTAGAGAGTTTATATCAGATGTGGATAGGAGAAGGTATGATATTTGAGAATGATAGGAGGGAGCAAGAAACAATGATGGAGGTTGCCGAGCGTTACTTGGAAGATTTAGCACACAGATGCATGGTTGAGATTAAAGTACATGAGGAGGGGAAGCATGCAGTAACAAGGTTGGAGTCATGTCGACTTCATGATCTTATGAGAGATCTATGCTTAGTCAAGGCAAAAGAGGAGAATTTGTATAAGCTGGTCGATCGAACTACTTCACGAGATTCTCCCCTTGCATTTGAAGCACAGTATGGTTTAGTCCTTCATTTGCTTCCAGAAGATATCTCTGAATACAACTTTCCGCCAAAAGAACAAACTAAGCATCTTCGCTCATTCATGTGTGATTCATTGGTAGGCAAAGGGACCTATTCTAATCCAGGGGTGAGAATAATGTCCCAAGTCAAGAATTTGAAGATGCTCAGAGTTTTGACAATTTTATCCTTTGATATGGCCTCCCAAAGTTGTTATCTCAAATCACCTCTGAGATATGTCGTTAAGCTTATCCATTTGAGATGTTTGAGATTGAGAGGTCACAGAATAAACTTGCCATATTCCTTGGGCAATTTAAAGTATTTGGAAACTCTCGATTTATCTGGTAGTTATCGTTGTAGAATACCGAACGTGCTATGGAAATTGGGATGTTTGAGATATCTTTATCTTTCGGACTGGTGGTGGTACTCTCAGCCTAAGCTGCGGTTGAGCAAGCAGCTGGAGATACTTGAATCATTTAGCAACGGAATTTGCAATCCTGAAGAAGTATGCAAATTGTCGAATCTCAGAGCTTTCAAAGCAACAGTGTATAAAAACTTTGAGGACTTGGAACACATCATCAATCATATATCAAACTTGGATTGCATACGTATTAGCTCACTTACAATCAATAGTTGTGATTTTGGCCGGACCAACTCCAACAATTCCAATGACAGCAACGGTAGTTTGGATATTCTTTCAAGGGTGTTGTTTAGTAGGAATATTCATGAATTAGAGATCGTGAATAGTTTCTGCAAAAAGTTACCGGATTACCAATCCCGTATGTCTCCTGATCCTGCAGGCCTTACTGAATTAAGGCTGCAGTGTACTAAAATTGAGGAAGACTCAATAGGAACGCTCGAGGAGCTTCCTAACTTAAGACTGCTGGAACTTGGGACATATTCTTTTCTGGGCCAAGCAATGATCTGCCATTCAGGGGGATTTCCCGAACTAAAACATCTCAGGCTTGATAGTTTGGGTAACTTAAAGCAGTGGATGGTGGAAGTAGGGGCCATGCCTAACCTCTCAAGTTTATGGATTGAGCGGTGTAGAGAATTGGAAATGATTCCAGATGGGCTGAGATGTTTAACTACCCTAAAAGAGGTAACTCTTGTGCAAATGCCTGAAGAATTCAACAATAGAATTAGGAGGGTGAATGGTCAACAAGGAGAAGATTATGATAAAATAAGCCACGTGCCTTCAGTTAAAATCCACAG ATTGGTTGGCGGAATAATAGGTTATCAAGTAGAAACTGTTTGTCCAAGCAATCCTGTTTGA
- the LOC113752173 gene encoding probable disease resistance protein RF45, translated as MGQEPMMDVAERYLEELAKRCMVEIEVHEEGKHAVTRLKSCRFHDLVRDLCLVKAKEENLYKVVDKRTSRDSPRAIDAHYGLVFRLDAEDISEPNFPPKEQTKHLCSFLCDPSQDNWEIFSGWRTMSQVKNLKMLRVLAILAFDMTSGSGFLKSPLRYVGNFIHLRCLRLRCRHINLPYSLGNLRYLETLDLSGSHRCRIQNVLWKLGRLRSRLGEPHPKLRLSKQLEILESFHNRFCYPEDVCKLVNLRGFKATVHKNFEDLEHIINHISNLECMCISSLKIESCNFGQINSNNSNDNSRGLDVLLRVLFSRNIHELEIDRSLCKKLPDYQSHMFPDPAGLTQLKLHTTNIEEDPMGTLEKLPNLRILELGPNSFLGQEIICHSIGFPQLKHLVLHFLGNLKQWKVDEGAMPKLSGLRIEY; from the coding sequence ATGGGGCAAGAACCAATGATGGATGTTGCAGAGCGTTACTTGGAAGAATTAGCAAAAAGATGCATGGTTGAGATTGAAGTACATGAGGAGGGGAAGCATGCAGTAACAAGGTTGAAGTCATGTCGGTTTCATGATCTTGTGAGAGATCTATGCTTGGTCAAGGCAAAAGAGGAGAATTTGTATAAGGTGGTCGATAAAAGAACTTCACGAGATTCTCCTCGTGCGATTGATGCGCATTATGGTTTAGTCTTTCGTTTGGATGCAGAGGATATCTCTGAACCCAACTTTCCGCCAAAAGAACAAACTAAACATCTTTGCTCATTCTTGTGTGATCCATCACAAGACAATTGGGAGATTTTTTCAGGGTGGAGAACAATGTCCCAAGTCAAGAATTTGAAGATGCTTAGAGTTTTGGCAATTTTGGCCTTCGATATGACCTCCGGAAGTGGTTTTCTCAAATCACCTCTAAGATATGTTGGTAATTTTATCCATTTGAGATGTTTGAGATTGAGGTGTCGTCATATAAACTTGCCATATTCATTGGGCAATTTAAGGTACTTGGAAACTCTCGATTTATCTGGTAGTCATCGTTGTAGAATTCAGAACGTGCTATGGAAATTGGGACGTTTGAGATCCAGACTTGGAGAACCCCACCCTAAACTGCGATTGAGCAAGCAGCTAGAGATACTTGAATCATTCCATAACAGATTTTGCTATCCTGAAGATGTATGCAAATTAGTGAATCTTAGAGGTTTCAAAGCAACGGTGCATAAAAATTTTGAGGACTTGGAACACATCATCAATCATATATCAAACTTGGAATGCATGTGCATTAGCTCACTTAAAATCGAGAGCTGTAATTTTGGCCAGATCAACTCCAACAATTCAAATGACAACAGCAGGGGTTTGGATGTTCTTTTAAGGGTGTTGTTTAGTAGGAATATTCATGAATTAGAGATTGACCGTAGTTTATGCAAGAAGTTACCGGATTACCAATCCCATATGTTTCCTGACCCTGCAGGACTTACTCAATTAAAGCTGCATACTACTAATATTGAGGAAGACCCAATGGGAACACTCGAGAAGCTTCCTAACCTAAGAATACTGGAACTTGGGCCAAATTCTTTTCTGGGCCAAGAAATAATCTGCCACTCAATTGGATTTCCCCAACTAAAACATCTCGTGCTTCATTTTTTGGGTAACTTGAAGCAGTGGAAAGTGGATGAGGGGGCCATGCCTAAGCTCTCAGGTTTACGGATTGAGTACTGA